The following are from one region of the Mustela lutreola isolate mMusLut2 chromosome 7, mMusLut2.pri, whole genome shotgun sequence genome:
- the LOC131835751 gene encoding dnaJ homolog subfamily A member 1-like, whose amino-acid sequence MVKETTYYDVLGVKPNATQEELKKAYRKLALKYHPDKNPNEGEKFKQISQAYEVLSDAKKRELYDKGGEQAIKEGGAGGGFGSPMDIFDMFFGGGGRMQRERRGKNVVHQLSVTLEDLYNGVTRKIALQKNVICDKYEGQGGKKGAVECCPNCRGTGMQIRIHQIGPGMVQQIQSVCMECQGHGEPISPKDRCKSCNGRKIVREKILEVHIDKGMKDGQKITFHGEGDQEPGLEPGDIIIVLDQKDHAVFTWREDLFMYMDIQLVEALCGFQKSISTLDNRTIVITSHPGQIVKHRDIKCVLNEGMPIYHRPYEKGRLIIKFKVNFPENGFLSPDKLSLLEKLLPERKEVEETDEMDQVELVDFDPNQERRRHYNGEAYEDDEHHPRGGVQCQTS is encoded by the coding sequence ATGGTGAAAGAAACCACTTATTATGATGTTTTGGGGGTCAAACCCAATGCCAcccaagaagaactgaaaaaggcCTACAGGAAACTGGCTTTGAAGTACCACCCTGATAAGAATCCAAATGAAGGAGAGAAGTTTAAACAGATTTCTCAAGCTTATGAAGTACTCTCTGatgcaaagaaaagggaattatATGACAAAGGAGGTGAACAGGCAATTAAAGAAGGTGGAGCTGGTGGTGGTTTTGGCTCCCCCATGGACATCTTTGATATGTtttttggaggaggaggaagaatgcagagagaaaggagaggtaaAAATGTTGTGCATCAGCTCTCAGTAACCTTAGAAGATTTATATAATGGTGTAACAAGAAAAATAGCTCTGCAAAAGAATGTGATTTGCGATAAATATGAAGGCCAAGGTGGTAAGAAAGGAGCAGTTGAGTGTTGTCCCAATTGCCGAGGTACTGGAATGCAAATAAGAATTCATCAGATAGGACCTGGAATGGTTCAGCAAATTCAgtctgtgtgcatggagtgccaggGCCATGGGGAACCAATCAGTCCTAAAGATAGATGTAAAAGCTGCAATGGAAGGAAGATAGTTCGAGAGAAGATTCTAGAAGTTCATATTGACAAAGGCATGAAAGATGGCCAGAAGATAACATTCCATGGTGAGGGAGACCAAGAACCAGGATTGGAACCAGGAGATATTATCATTGTTTTAGATCAGAAGGACCATGCTGTTTTTACTTGGCGAGAAGACCTTTTCATGTATATGGACATACAGCTGGTTGAAGCACTGTGCGGTTTTCAAAAGTCAATATCTACTCTTGACAACCGAACCATTGTCATCACCTCTCATCCAGGTCAAATTGTAAAGCATAGAGATATCAAATGTGTGCTAAATGAAGGCATGCCAATTTATCATAGGCCATATGAGAAGGGTCGCCTCATCATCAAATTTAAGGTAAATTTTCCTGAGAATGGCTTTCTGTCTCCTGATAAACTCTCTTTGCTGGAAAAACTCCTACCTGAGAGGAAGGAAGTAGAAGAGACTGATGAAATGGACCAGGTAGAACTGGTGGACTTTGATCCAAATCAGGAAAGACGGCGCCATTACAATGGGGAAGCATATGAGGATGATGAACATCATCCCAGGGGTGGTGTTCAGTGTCAGACCTCTTAA